A window of Pseudophryne corroboree isolate aPseCor3 chromosome 1, aPseCor3.hap2, whole genome shotgun sequence genomic DNA:
TTTAATTGATTTTCCTGCCTGTATGTGAACAATACAGTGCTAAAATCCCAGGTAACGGTACTGGCGGCCATCCAAGTTAGTCCACAGTGTATAGGAGTTACGACTGTTTAACAGTCTATTTTAGAGATGATGTTTAGCGTCTGTCAGATAGCAATAAGTGGAGAAACACAAGGGCTCTTTGTGGCTGTAGAGCAAAGAAATCCAATGCGTCACAAAGTATGTTGGTCATGCAGGTATTTCTAGAGCAGAATATTGAAGTTCATTATGGCACACCAATCACTTCTTAGATGTTTAATGGGGGTAGTGGAGCTAGCAAGAAATCGCTCAAAAACAGAAGTcagctgaacaaaaaaaaaaaaaaaaaaaggaaggcttGAGAGTGAAGGACAAGACAATACTGCATGCAAAAGACTAATTTGATCAAACTGAAAATCCACTGTGGTAGACTTGGGAATCAGCTACTATTTTATTTTCTCACCTTCTGAACTGAAGCAGATTTCaatggcaaaaaaataaataaaaaaatttaaagttaATTTCTtgcacccttaaaaaaaaaaaaaagaaaagaaatattaTCCATTCACAGCCAACAAGACTTTTGCTGCACCGGGTCACAGACATTCTGACAGCAATAAGTCAAAAGCAAAGTCTGGCACAACCGGACAAATTAAGTTAAAAACCTATGCACATTGTGgtgagcagcagtaaaaggaaaagaaaaaaaaaaaaaacacccacaacGAGTTCTAGATGTTTCAACTCCACTTATTCTCCAAATGAGTTTCAGCGCAGCATAAATAAAAATCTGGGAGAAATAAATACAAATTTGGCTCCTATGAGATCAGAAGAGAAATAGTATGTAGTTGGAGGGAAGGCGGTGATACCCCCACCCACATCGCAAGGTGATCCTGTTATGCGagagaggcaaaaaaaaaaaaaaaaaagacacagagagagagagagagagagagagagagagagagagacaggagcgaGCTGGAAGGGCGATCAAGATGGGGAACTATGTGTCTTCATTCATTTCTTGACTGTCTGTCCGAGCAATCTTTCTTGGAGGAGCAGATGTTTCGCCTATTTCTAACTGGTCCTGGTCTCTTTTCTTTGCAGCATTCTATAGAAAGGTAAAACAGGTATGCACAGAATGTTACGTTATTATAACACATAATACTAGCCTACAATACACACATTTAGATTGCTATCACAACAAAAGTGAAGTTTAATCCTAGTGTAGCAGTAAGCAAGCAAGCCAGCATGTAACGTACAGCACCGAATAGCATTCTCAACTACATATTACAGACGGTTGTTTTCATGTACCggaatgtagtcaggatcccgtcagtcagaatacagacgccgggatcctgaccaccagaatactggcagcactgccacagctattcccactcctgggtgtccacaagtgggaacagaacctgtggcaagcgcagcaaggggcttcgttgtgctcgcccacctaccggcattctggcagtcgggatcccggcatcgttaTTCTGACCGGCAGGATCCCATCCCCAACCCAATATACCATCCATCTAGTATTATTAAAGTTGAATAAAAGTAAAATGGCCACACATTCCAAGCACCAAGTCACCAATTTGGACAATACCATCACAGAGAGGTCAGACAGATCTAGCAGCCAGATATCAAGGCTTTCACAAGATACACAGCTATGTGTCAATGTCCACTTCAAGTAAATCATTCTCTGAAATGGAATTACCACGTGTGGCCATATAACAAATGCAAAAATTTCATTTGGTGGCATTGTCAGTACATACGGCCAAAATAATATTTTAAAGAATTGGAGgggaaaaattaaataaaaaacaaaatagcAAGAGATGTGTTCATGATAATTTTTTTAGGAGTCTTTAAAacaactgtacatgtatttcagtcTTCACTTAAAAGTAAATATTACACTTAATTTGTTGAATTCTAACGGGCCAACTTAACTCCGAGTGACGGATGTCTGTGCACGTCGCTCCAGAATACATCTGAGCAACATCGCTTGTTTTGCAGTACCCCTGAAGGGACGCAAGGCAAAATGAGTGATGGCTCATAATCAACACTGTCTGTAATTGAATTAGACCTAAACAGACTGAAGGAAAAGCTCCTTACCTTTTTGTCCCATTGTTGGTGTAGATAACGTAACAGTATATTTGTTTTCTCCGTAACTATGActaaaaaatagaaaacaaaaaaaaggattgttttgtttgtttttattaacAGATTACGCCGCAAACACCTGAAGACAGATCACACTCACTTTGGTCAGAAGGATACTCTCTTGTGGGGAGGTAAACTGAAGGCCTTCTGTTCTGTAAGACAATGCCTCAAAAGTTAATTGAAAGTttcagaaaaataaaaacaaaaaaggatGGTATTACAGTActgaaaaataaacaaaaacacaaaaacaaagtaTTTCACAGAACATTCCGTTTACGT
This region includes:
- the DDA1 gene encoding DET1- and DDB1-associated protein 1 isoform X2 yields the protein MKSCAALGTQKAQRRACADFLKGLPVYNENNFSRFHADSVCKASNRRPSVYLPTREYPSDQIIVTEKTNILLRYLHQQWDKKNAAKKRDQDQLEIGETSAPPRKIARTDSQEMNEDT
- the DDA1 gene encoding DET1- and DDB1-associated protein 1 isoform X1, giving the protein MKSCAALGTQKAQRRACADFLKGLPVYNENNFSRFHADSVCKASNRRPSVYLPTREYPSDQIIVTEKTNILLRYLHQQWDKKGYCKTSDVAQMYSGATCTDIRHSELSWPVRIQQIKCNIYF
- the DDA1 gene encoding DET1- and DDB1-associated protein 1 isoform X3, which translates into the protein MIMADFLKGLPVYNENNFSRFHADSVCKASNRRPSVYLPTREYPSDQIIVTEKTNILLRYLHQQWDKKGYCKTSDVAQMYSGATCTDIRHSELSWPVRIQQIKCNIYF